The proteins below come from a single Portunus trituberculatus isolate SZX2019 chromosome 2, ASM1759143v1, whole genome shotgun sequence genomic window:
- the LOC123505001 gene encoding uncharacterized protein LOC123505001 produces MALRAFCLLPLIFIVSASLLRQVAPQQLGGYRAKRHVLVTVRTRLTPGALQSVRVEDKVTRARLRRGVVIIDLHTVVVFPQALCLAFGEEACLLARVRVDTAFLVYHVPAQRHARRRAVTLSCVHVKVLTIPTLTRDDRYFIWFLAVEELPAVCGVLYLLAYFSYCCSRDGSGSKQTHPHHTSPHQSTVHQQDTS; encoded by the coding sequence GTATCAGCAAGTTTATTGAGGCAGGTGGCGCCGCAGCAGCTAGGCGGGTACAGGGCCAAGAGGCACGTACTGGTGACTGTACGGACACGACTCACTCCTGGTGCACTGCAGAGTGTCAGGGTTGAAGACAAGGTCACCAGAGCACGTCTCCGTCGGGGCGTAGTCATCATTGACCTCCACACAGTGGTAGTATTCCCTCAGGCACTGTGTCTTGCATTTGGGGAAGAAGCCTGTCTCCTGGCACGTGTACGGGTCGATACAGCCTTTCTTGTCTACCACGTTCCTGCACAGCGTCATGCACGGCGCCGTGCTGTTACACTCTCCTGCGTGCATGTCAAAGTGCTCACCATCCCTACACTCACCAGGGATGACCGGTATTTCATCTGGTTCTTAGCAGTAGAAGAACTTCCGGCAGTCTGTGGGGTCCTCTACCTTCTTGCATACTTCTCTTATTGTTGCAGTAGGGATGGCAGTGGCAGCAAGCAgactcatccacaccacacttcacccCATCAAAGTACGGTGCATCAGCAGGACACGTCATAG